In a single window of the Novosphingobium sp. IK01 genome:
- a CDS encoding IS110 family transposase — protein MAKDTIGIDVSKDRLDAFWHSQDAALSLPNTVEGFAQLCTWLGKNKGVLVVFEATGAYHRGLERYLSLAGQPFIKVNPKQARRFAQAIGRLAKTDSVDARMLARMGVVLDLAPQGIEGEDIHDLRELLTARRAMVKDQITAKTRLATASNPLVKDQLCRRIDDIDTDIKALDQVIAQIAQQRGTLDERIRRLMTIPGIGRLTATTLVIDMPELGHLDSKKIAALAGLAPMTQQSGKWQGKERIIGGRASLRRAIYMPALVAIRFNHDFRDKYQQFVNAGKAKKVAITAVMRRIIVLANTLLREGRDWQPVRP, from the coding sequence ATGGCCAAGGATACCATCGGGATCGACGTGTCGAAAGACCGCCTGGATGCGTTTTGGCATTCCCAAGACGCAGCACTCAGCCTGCCCAACACGGTTGAGGGTTTCGCCCAGCTATGCACATGGCTGGGTAAGAATAAGGGGGTGTTGGTCGTTTTCGAGGCGACCGGCGCATATCATCGTGGGCTTGAACGATACCTCAGCTTGGCGGGGCAGCCTTTCATCAAGGTCAATCCGAAGCAAGCGCGGCGCTTTGCTCAGGCTATCGGCCGTCTGGCCAAGACCGACAGCGTTGATGCCAGGATGTTGGCACGAATGGGCGTGGTCCTTGATCTGGCCCCACAAGGCATTGAAGGCGAAGATATTCATGATCTCAGAGAGTTGCTGACAGCTAGGCGGGCCATGGTCAAAGATCAGATCACCGCAAAGACGCGTCTCGCCACAGCGAGCAACCCGCTTGTGAAGGACCAACTTTGCCGCCGGATCGATGACATCGACACGGACATCAAAGCCCTGGATCAAGTGATTGCGCAGATCGCTCAGCAGCGTGGCACCCTTGATGAGCGCATCAGACGCCTCATGACCATTCCCGGGATCGGCAGATTGACCGCGACCACGTTGGTGATCGACATGCCAGAGCTTGGACATCTCGACAGCAAAAAGATCGCCGCTCTGGCTGGGCTTGCGCCTATGACGCAACAGTCAGGCAAGTGGCAAGGCAAAGAGCGGATTATTGGTGGTAGGGCATCACTTCGACGGGCAATTTACATGCCTGCGTTGGTTGCCATTCGCTTCAATCATGATTTCCGTGACAAATATCAGCAGTTCGTAAATGCAGGGAAAGCAAAGAAGGTGGCTATCACCGCCGTCATGCGGCGCATCATCGTTCTGGCAAACACGTTGTTGCGTGAAGGACGCGATTGGCAACCTGTTCGCCCTTGA